Proteins found in one Kangiella sediminilitoris genomic segment:
- a CDS encoding DsbA family protein, whose amino-acid sequence MAAKLYYFHDPMCSWCWGFAPTWQQLNQSLKNIVDIEYVLGGLAPDSNEPMPHYMQKTIRGYWEKIENLLGTRFNYNFWTECQPKRSTYPACRAVIAAKEQGKESEMIVAIQKAYYLGAMNPSELDTLVFLADYLKLNIESFKTSIVSERIDNELQRQIQVYRSLSFRGFPSLTLEIEEQSVPIEVDYQCSDLMYDKIISFVR is encoded by the coding sequence ATGGCTGCAAAACTCTATTATTTTCATGATCCTATGTGTAGCTGGTGCTGGGGATTTGCCCCTACTTGGCAGCAGCTAAATCAAAGTCTAAAGAATATTGTTGATATTGAATATGTACTCGGTGGTTTAGCTCCTGATAGCAACGAACCAATGCCTCATTACATGCAAAAAACCATACGGGGTTACTGGGAGAAAATCGAAAATCTGCTGGGGACACGATTCAATTATAACTTTTGGACAGAGTGCCAGCCGAAGCGATCAACTTATCCTGCCTGCCGAGCGGTAATTGCTGCTAAAGAACAAGGTAAAGAAAGCGAGATGATAGTAGCCATCCAAAAGGCTTATTACTTAGGGGCCATGAATCCTTCCGAACTCGATACATTAGTTTTTCTGGCTGATTATTTAAAACTTAATATAGAGAGCTTTAAAACCTCTATAGTTTCTGAAAGAATCGATAATGAGTTGCAGCGTCAAATACAGGTTTATCGCTCTCTGTCATTCAGAGGCTTCCCTTCACTGACCTTGGAAATTGAGGAACAAAGTGTACCGATCGAAGTTGATTATCAATGTTCCGATTTAATGTATGACAAAATTATATCTTTTGTGAGATGA
- the trxB gene encoding thioredoxin-disulfide reductase → MSETRHIKCLILGSGPAGYSAAVYAARANLEPAIITGIQQGGQLTTTTDVDNWPGDHEGVQGPDLMVRMQKHAERFGTEMIFDHINEVDLKNKPYTLKGDSGIYTCDALIICTGASAKYLGLPSEEAFMGKGVSACATCDGFFYKNQKVAVIGGGNTAVEEALYLSNLASEVHLVHRRDELRSEKILQDKLFEKVENGNIILHWHRTLEEVVGDDMGVTGMRIKSTLDDTIEDIELQGVFIAIGHKPNTDIFEGQLEMKDGYIQVKSGLQGNATATSVEGVFAAGDVSDNVYRQAVTSAGTGCMAALDAEKFLDQ, encoded by the coding sequence ATGAGCGAAACGCGCCACATTAAGTGCTTAATTCTGGGCTCAGGCCCTGCAGGCTACAGTGCTGCGGTTTATGCTGCGAGAGCCAACCTTGAACCAGCAATTATTACTGGTATTCAGCAAGGCGGGCAGCTGACGACGACTACGGACGTTGATAATTGGCCCGGGGACCATGAAGGTGTTCAGGGTCCTGATTTGATGGTTCGAATGCAAAAGCATGCTGAGCGATTTGGTACGGAGATGATTTTCGACCATATCAATGAAGTCGACCTAAAAAATAAACCCTATACTCTTAAAGGTGACAGTGGCATATATACCTGCGATGCTCTAATTATCTGTACAGGTGCTTCTGCTAAATATCTAGGTTTACCATCAGAGGAAGCCTTTATGGGTAAAGGTGTTTCAGCCTGTGCTACATGTGATGGTTTCTTCTATAAAAATCAAAAAGTCGCAGTTATTGGTGGCGGTAATACAGCCGTTGAAGAAGCGCTTTACCTATCGAATCTAGCCAGCGAAGTTCATCTGGTACACCGTCGTGACGAGTTACGCTCTGAAAAAATTCTTCAGGATAAGCTTTTTGAAAAAGTTGAAAACGGCAATATCATCCTTCACTGGCACCGCACTCTGGAAGAAGTAGTTGGTGATGATATGGGGGTCACAGGTATGCGTATTAAAAGCACCCTGGATGACACAATAGAAGATATTGAGTTACAGGGTGTCTTCATTGCCATTGGCCATAAACCGAACACAGATATTTTCGAAGGTCAGCTTGAAATGAAAGATGGTTACATTCAAGTTAAGAGTGGTCTTCAAGGAAACGCTACTGCTACTTCAGTAGAAGGAGTCTTTGCCGCTGGTGACGTATCTGACAATGTTTACCGTCAGGCGGTTACGTCTGCAGGTACAGGCTGTATGGCCGCTCTAGATGCAGAAAAGTTTCTAGACCAATAA